Below is a genomic region from Methanomicrobia archaeon.
CCGCCGGCATTCGACATCAAGACAGTGCGGAAAGCCACGCGGAGCACCGTTATAGCCGGTCGAGACGATCACGTCATTCTTAACCACTAAAGCACCAATCTGCCGTCGCACACAGGTTGAGCGCAGTGCCACGTCGTTGACGATCTTCATCCAGTATTCGTCCCACGGTATCCGCTTATTGCCTGCCGCTTTGCCGTTCATCTTCCCCAAAAGATCTCGTGCCTTAACGCCAACAGTTCGCTCATTGCAGAAATAGTCCGGGCCATCCGAAAACCGCTTTCTGATTAATACGTGCGCTCAACATATTTAACTTAAAGATTACTGAGCATCAACCAGAAACAGAAGCGGAAACGTATCACGCGGAGTTCGATGACCGAAGAGATCAGAATGCGGAAACAAACCTTACGGGAAACGTTCTGGTGGCGAATGAAAGCTGGGCGAACTGCAGTACGAGCAGGGGCTGCATATAGTGCCGTAGCATATCCGCAATCACGGGTGGTGCATCACTGATGATCCTCGAGCTCATTGCACTTATGCTCGCGGCCTCTCTGGTGGGCGCGATCGTGAAATTGCGCCGAATCTCCAAAGAGCTCGCAACGGCGCAGGATCGCTACGAGACGGCGCTCTGGGAATCAAAGAGCCGCACCATGTTCGCGGACGAAGCGCTTGAGGCGGTCGAGGAGTGGAAGAAGCGCTACGCGGCGGAATGTGCGTCGAAAGAAGAGCTCATGAAGCAGATTGAAGCGTTGCGTAAGAGCTACCGGGAGCAGATCCACAGTGTCTCGGATACCTACCGGGCGGAGACAGGCAAGCAGGAAGAATCGTGGGGCGACCGCGAGCCGTATTGAGATACCCGGAAGCTCACCAGAGCAGCTCTTCGATCAGCCGACGCAAAACGCCTTTACGCCTGCGCTCATCATATGAGATGATCTTCTCGCGCGTGATCCCGCTGCGCTCCTTTGCTCGGGCGAGAGCGATATCCTTGCCGCCGAGATGGTCTATCAGCCCGATCTCCTTCGCTTCGCGGCCGAGATAGACCTTCGCCGTGGCCAATTCCTTCAGTGTCTCCTCGTCCAGCTGCCGGTTCGCGGCGATCGCCGAGAGGAAGTGCTCCTTTATCTCCTCCAGTTCCGCTTGCAGCAGCGCACGCTCATCCTCCGAGGGTGTCTCATAGGGCAGTCCCAGGCCCTTGTAGATACCCGTCTTCAAGGTCTCGATATCGATCCCGAACTTCTTCAGCAGTTCACCGATGTCCGGGCGGATGCTCAGTACCCCGATACTGCCCAAAGTGCTCAGCTCGTCCGCGACAATTTCGTCGCAAGCGCTCGCGATCCAGTAGCCGCCCGAGGTCGCGTGCTCCCGTACCCAGGCGATCGTGGGCTTCTTCATCGCTTTGATCCGCGTTGCGACCTCTTTAGCCGCAAAGGGCGTGCCACCGGGAGAATCGATCTCGAAGACGACCGCTTTGATCCGCTTCCGCCGTTCTACGTCCTCGATCGCCTGAATGATGCCTCGGGAAGACGAGAGGAAGCCGAAGAGCGAGCTCTCCGCAGCAATCGTTCCTTTGATGGGGAGCAGTGCGATCAAGCCCTTCGCGCTCATCGTCTCGTAAAAAACGTCACACTAACTTATTTGTAGCTCCTGGTATAAATCTAGGTGACAGTGATACGGACGGTATGCACCCCTCAATGCTGGCGGCGCACATCAGCGATTGGATACGAGAACGCGTAAGCGAGGCTGGCGCACGGGGCGTTGTCCTGGGCATGAGTGGTGGACTTGATTCTTCAGTCGCCGCGGTGCTCTGCAAACGCGCATGTCCTGATACGACACTTGGTCTGATCCTTCCCTGCAAGTCCCCACCAGAGGACGTTACGCATGCGCGATTGATCGCCGCGCAATTCGATATCGAGACAGAGGAGTTCGATCTTTCTGCCATATTTACCGCGTTCCTCACGCTCCTTACCGGTGACGAACGGCACGGTGGCGCTGCAGAACGAACGGTCGAGCTCGCGATAGCGAACCTCAAGCCGCGACTCCGGATGATCTGTCTCTATTACTTCGCGAACAAGCGGAACTACCTCGTCGTCGGCACCGGGAACAAGAGCGAGCTCACGATCGGGTACTTCACCAAGTACGGCGATGGCGCTGCGGATATCCTCCCGCTCGGCGATGTACTCAAGACCGAGGAGCGAGCGCTCGCCGAGGAGCTCGGGATTCCACGGGTGATCATCGAGAAGCCGCCGAGTGCCGGTCTCTGGGCGGGGCAAACGGACGAGGGCGAGATAGGCATGAGCTACGAGCTGCTGGATCGCATCCTCGCCCTGTGGGAGCGCGGCGATGCGGACGTGAGCCGAACCGCGTGTGATCCTGAGTTGGTGGCGCGGGTAAAACAGATGGCGGAACGGTCGCGGCATAAACGCGAGCCAATACCGATCTTCAGGCGCACAACCGACGAGCGGGGAAATCCCGGTCATTCATGATTCAATAATCATAACCCCCTAACACAGGGTCGTCATTAAGGTTCGTTTGAGTTCAGGTTCTTGTAATCGGTACTGTTCCGCAAAGCAGCCATGACCATGGTGGGTAAATCGTCCCGGTTCGCTTCGGTGACTTCCAGGATCTCGAACGTTCTCCGTATGCGCTGCACCAGCTCGTGCATTGAGCGTTGATGGACGGTAACCACGAGGTGCTTCTCACTCGCCAGTGCACGCTCGACCGCCTCGATGAAATTCCTGGACTTCAACTCCATTGTGCCGATCTCATCAATGATGATCAGCTTGATCTCCGGTCGTATCGTGGCCTCTACTATCGAGCGCGCGCCGATATTGTCCAGATCCGTGAGGTTGACGGTGTACTTACCTACGGTAGGCCCCCGTGTCGGAAGCTGCACGTGCGCCAGAACGCCCGTCTCGCCGGTGCGGATGTCTTCAATGGTGAACCCCACTCGGCGTCCGTGCTCGCGCAGGTCGGCGGTGAGCATGCCGCCCACCGGCACGCCATCCGCTTTCAATCGTTCGATTACTACTTTAACGATCGTGGACTTGCCTATTCGCGGCTTCCCGGTGAGCCCTATTTTGAGCGGCATCGTTCTTCTTTACCAGTTCCTGCCCTTCAACGATACTCCGCTACAGAGTGATTGTCGTGAGCGGAGGAAAAGAGCAAACGCGAGAAAGAAGAAGAAGACTGCAGGAATGAATGAATACGTGATACCAAAGAGAAAGACGAAGAGGGCAGAGCAGACGGGGCCCAGCATGACCCCGAAGGTCTTCGCGAATTCAAAGAGGCCCGCGTACGCGCCATATCGTTCCTGGGGCACGATATCAGCGACCCGTGCCTCGATCAGCGGCTCCACAAGGGTTGTGCCCACCGAGATCACGAAGATCGTTACAAAAAGGCTCGGGAGCGTCTGCAGAAACCCCAGGGGGATGATGAA
It encodes:
- the sppA gene encoding signal peptide peptidase SppA, with protein sequence MSAKGLIALLPIKGTIAAESSLFGFLSSSRGIIQAIEDVERRKRIKAVVFEIDSPGGTPFAAKEVATRIKAMKKPTIAWVREHATSGGYWIASACDEIVADELSTLGSIGVLSIRPDIGELLKKFGIDIETLKTGIYKGLGLPYETPSEDERALLQAELEEIKEHFLSAIAANRQLDEETLKELATAKVYLGREAKEIGLIDHLGGKDIALARAKERSGITREKIISYDERRRKGVLRRLIEELLW
- a CDS encoding NAD+ synthase → MHPSMLAAHISDWIRERVSEAGARGVVLGMSGGLDSSVAAVLCKRACPDTTLGLILPCKSPPEDVTHARLIAAQFDIETEEFDLSAIFTAFLTLLTGDERHGGAAERTVELAIANLKPRLRMICLYYFANKRNYLVVGTGNKSELTIGYFTKYGDGAADILPLGDVLKTEERALAEELGIPRVIIEKPPSAGLWAGQTDEGEIGMSYELLDRILALWERGDADVSRTACDPELVARVKQMAERSRHKREPIPIFRRTTDERGNPGHS
- a CDS encoding NTPase is translated as MPLKIGLTGKPRIGKSTIVKVVIERLKADGVPVGGMLTADLREHGRRVGFTIEDIRTGETGVLAHVQLPTRGPTVGKYTVNLTDLDNIGARSIVEATIRPEIKLIIIDEIGTMELKSRNFIEAVERALASEKHLVVTVHQRSMHELVQRIRRTFEILEVTEANRDDLPTMVMAALRNSTDYKNLNSNEP